A region from the Variovorax sp. RKNM96 genome encodes:
- a CDS encoding amino acid ABC transporter substrate-binding protein, with protein MTKQLKTLATAALLALAFGSATAQQAPTGGTLDKIKASGKVVLGVREASPPMAYMLGAGDKYVGYHVELCERVLKDITPNAKLEYMAVTAQNTIPLVQNGTLDIGCGPTTNNTARQQQVAFALTTYVSEVRMATRVDSGITTLDQLAGRNVSASTGTTAVQLLRKRERAQNVSYNTMLGKDHLESFLLMESGRADAFVLDDNLLAGIIANSKNPAAYRITGEALGSEPIALLFRKDDPAFKTAVDESLRKLMKSGELEKIYTKWFVAAIPPKNTSLNLPMSPALKQLMLEPNDKPLEAYAK; from the coding sequence ATGACAAAGCAACTGAAGACCCTCGCCACCGCCGCGCTGCTCGCGCTCGCATTCGGCAGCGCCACCGCGCAGCAGGCCCCCACCGGCGGCACGCTCGACAAGATCAAGGCAAGCGGCAAGGTCGTGCTCGGCGTGCGCGAAGCCTCGCCGCCGATGGCCTACATGCTGGGCGCGGGCGACAAATACGTGGGCTACCACGTCGAACTCTGCGAGCGCGTGCTGAAGGACATCACGCCCAACGCCAAGCTCGAATACATGGCCGTGACCGCGCAGAACACCATCCCGCTGGTGCAGAACGGCACGCTGGACATCGGCTGCGGCCCCACCACCAACAACACCGCGCGCCAGCAGCAGGTGGCGTTCGCGCTCACCACGTACGTGAGCGAAGTGCGCATGGCGACCCGGGTCGACTCGGGCATCACCACGCTGGACCAGCTCGCGGGCCGCAACGTGTCGGCATCGACCGGCACCACCGCCGTGCAGCTGCTGCGCAAGCGCGAGCGCGCGCAGAACGTCTCGTACAACACGATGCTGGGCAAGGACCACCTGGAGAGCTTCCTGCTCATGGAATCGGGCCGCGCCGATGCCTTCGTGCTCGACGACAACCTGCTCGCCGGGATCATCGCGAACTCGAAGAACCCGGCGGCCTACCGCATCACCGGCGAGGCGCTGGGCTCCGAGCCGATCGCGCTGCTGTTCCGCAAGGACGACCCGGCCTTCAAGACCGCGGTGGACGAGTCGCTGCGCAAGCTCATGAAGAGCGGCGAGCTCGAGAAGATCTACACCAAGTGGTTCGTGGCCGCGATTCCGCCGAAGAACACCAGCCTCAACCTGCCGATGAGCCCCGCGCTCAAGCAGTTGATGCTCGAACCCAACGACAAGCCATTGGAAGCCTACGCCAAGTGA
- a CDS encoding thiamine pyrophosphate-binding protein yields the protein MTSSRTGGQILVDQLITHGVKQLFCVPGESFLAVLDALHDASIDVTVCRQEGGATMMAEAQGKLTGKPGICFVTRGPGATNAAAGVHIAHQDSTPLLLFVGQVARDAMGREAFQELDYGAVFGTMAKWVVQIDDPARVPELVSRAFHVATSGRPGPVVIALPEDMLTEAAVVADALPYAVTETHPGAAQLAELQQRLSQAQRPVVILGGSRWSEAATQQFAKFAEAHALPVYCSFRRQMLMSAEHSCYAGDLGLGANPRMLARIRDADLVLLVGGRLSEVPSQGYELFAIPQPKQALVHVHADADELGKLYRPAQGIHATPQAFAEAVATLHPASPPVWQAETKTAREEFLRWSDPAPIRIPGPLQMGEVMQHLREVLPADTIFCNGAGNFATWVHRFWPFRAFASQLAPTSGSMGYGLPAGVGAKRLWPEREVVVFAGDGDFMMHGQEFATAVQYGLPILVVLLDNGMYGTIRMHQEKHYPGRISATQLKNPDFRGYAEVFGGHGERVTTTEEFGPALARARASGKPAILHCLLDPEAITPASTLQSIRKAALAAN from the coding sequence ATGACTTCCTCCCGCACCGGCGGCCAGATCCTGGTCGACCAGCTCATCACCCACGGCGTCAAGCAGCTCTTCTGCGTGCCCGGCGAAAGCTTCCTGGCCGTGCTCGACGCGCTGCACGATGCATCGATCGACGTGACGGTGTGCCGGCAGGAAGGCGGCGCCACGATGATGGCCGAGGCGCAGGGCAAGCTCACCGGCAAGCCGGGCATCTGCTTCGTCACACGTGGCCCCGGCGCCACCAACGCGGCGGCGGGCGTGCACATCGCGCACCAGGACTCGACGCCGCTGCTGCTGTTCGTCGGCCAGGTCGCACGCGATGCGATGGGCCGCGAGGCCTTCCAGGAGCTGGACTACGGCGCGGTCTTCGGCACGATGGCCAAGTGGGTGGTGCAGATCGACGACCCGGCGCGCGTGCCCGAGCTGGTGTCGCGCGCTTTCCATGTCGCGACTTCCGGCCGGCCCGGCCCCGTGGTGATCGCGCTGCCCGAAGACATGCTGACCGAAGCCGCCGTGGTGGCCGATGCGCTGCCCTATGCAGTGACCGAAACCCATCCCGGCGCGGCGCAACTGGCCGAACTGCAGCAGCGCCTGTCGCAGGCGCAGCGGCCGGTCGTCATCCTGGGCGGCAGCCGCTGGTCCGAGGCCGCGACGCAGCAGTTCGCGAAGTTCGCCGAGGCTCATGCGCTGCCCGTGTACTGCTCTTTCCGCCGCCAGATGCTGATGTCCGCCGAGCACTCCTGCTATGCGGGCGACCTGGGGCTCGGCGCGAATCCGCGCATGCTGGCGCGCATCCGCGATGCGGACCTCGTGCTGCTGGTCGGCGGCCGCTTGTCGGAGGTGCCGTCGCAGGGCTATGAGCTGTTCGCGATTCCGCAGCCGAAGCAGGCGCTGGTGCATGTGCACGCCGACGCCGACGAGCTCGGCAAGCTCTATCGCCCGGCGCAGGGCATCCACGCCACGCCACAGGCGTTCGCGGAAGCCGTCGCCACGCTGCACCCGGCCTCACCTCCTGTTTGGCAAGCCGAGACCAAGACCGCGCGCGAAGAGTTCCTGCGCTGGAGCGATCCGGCCCCGATCCGCATTCCCGGCCCGCTGCAGATGGGCGAGGTCATGCAGCACCTGCGCGAGGTGCTGCCGGCCGACACCATCTTCTGCAACGGCGCGGGCAACTTCGCGACCTGGGTGCACCGCTTCTGGCCGTTCCGTGCGTTCGCGAGCCAGCTCGCGCCGACCAGCGGCTCGATGGGTTACGGCCTGCCGGCGGGCGTCGGTGCGAAGCGCCTGTGGCCCGAGCGGGAGGTGGTCGTGTTCGCAGGCGACGGCGATTTCATGATGCACGGTCAGGAATTCGCCACCGCCGTGCAGTACGGCCTGCCCATCCTCGTGGTGCTGCTGGACAACGGCATGTACGGCACGATCCGCATGCACCAGGAAAAGCACTACCCCGGCCGCATCAGTGCCACCCAGTTGAAGAACCCCGACTTCCGCGGCTACGCCGAGGTGTTCGGCGGGCACGGCGAGCGGGTGACGACAACCGAAGAGTTCGGCCCCGCGCTGGCGCGTGCGCGTGCCAGTGGCAAGCCGGCGATCCTGCATTGCCTGCTGGACCCCGAGGCGATCACGCCGGCCAGCACGCTGCAGTCGATCCGCAAGGCGGCGTTGGCGGCGAACTGA
- a CDS encoding IclR family transcriptional regulator produces the protein METTSEASSQSSAASGGVPRVFSVIRALGAVQAEGGRVTQIARSVGLTQATTHRLLQALMAEGMVEQDERTKLYRLSIDFFALAANAGNPGDLRAICRPVLLRLCASLGDSIFLLVRSGFDAVCLDRSEGPFPIRSFTGDIGGRIALGVGQGALAILAFLPEAEREEVIRFNLSRVREYGVYDEVYLRTEIERVRQAGYAGRNTGLLEGMAGVAVPILDREGRAVAALSVGTIADRLNADRMPTVVELLKREAAAIGPKINPFDATLRRPAQSLAGSPAGQKISLPEPPSPA, from the coding sequence ATGGAAACCACATCGGAGGCGTCTTCGCAGTCGTCCGCTGCCAGCGGCGGCGTGCCGCGCGTCTTTTCGGTGATCCGCGCGCTCGGCGCGGTGCAGGCCGAAGGCGGCCGCGTGACCCAGATCGCACGTTCCGTGGGCCTCACGCAAGCCACCACGCACCGTTTGCTGCAGGCGCTCATGGCCGAAGGCATGGTCGAGCAGGACGAGCGCACCAAGCTCTATCGCTTGAGCATCGATTTCTTCGCACTCGCGGCCAACGCCGGCAACCCCGGCGACCTGCGCGCCATCTGCCGGCCCGTGCTGCTGCGCCTGTGCGCGAGCCTGGGCGACAGCATCTTCCTGCTGGTGCGCAGCGGCTTCGACGCGGTGTGCCTGGACCGCAGCGAAGGGCCGTTTCCGATCCGCTCGTTCACCGGCGACATCGGCGGGCGCATCGCGCTGGGCGTGGGGCAGGGGGCGCTCGCGATCCTGGCCTTCCTGCCGGAGGCGGAGCGGGAAGAAGTGATCCGCTTCAACCTCTCTCGCGTGCGCGAGTACGGCGTGTACGACGAGGTGTATTTGCGCACCGAGATCGAGCGCGTGCGGCAGGCCGGCTACGCGGGGCGCAACACCGGGCTGCTCGAAGGCATGGCGGGCGTGGCGGTGCCGATCCTCGATCGCGAAGGGCGCGCGGTGGCGGCGCTGAGCGTGGGCACGATTGCCGACCGGCTCAATGCGGACCGCATGCCGACGGTGGTGGAACTGCTCAAGCGCGAGGCCGCGGCCATCGGGCCGAAGATCAACCCGTTCGATGCGACGCTCAGAAGGCCGGCGCAGAGCCTGGCAGGGTCGCCGGCGGGGCAGAAGATCTCGCTGCCCGAACCGCCCAGCCCGGCCTGA
- a CDS encoding tripartite tricarboxylate transporter permease — MDLIHNLSIGFGVAFTFTNLLYCLLGCILGTLIGVLPGIGPVATIAMLLPATYALPPVSALIMLAGIYYGAQYGGSTTAILVNLPGESSSVVTCIDGYQMARQGRAGPALAAAGLGSFFAGCVGTLILAAFAPPLTELAFKFGPAEYFSLMTLGLIGAVVLASGSLLKAVAMIVLGLLLGIVGTDVNSGVARFSFDIPELTDGIGFVVIAMGVFGYGEIIGNLSQPDDEREVFTHKVKGLWPTKDDFKRMTPAVLRGTALGSALGILPGGGALLAAFAAYALEKKIKMRPGEVPFGKGNIRGVASPESANNAGAQTSFIPLLTLGIPPNAVMALMVGAMTIHNIQPGPQVMTSNPELFWGLIASMWIGNAMLIILNLPLIGMWIKLLTVPYKFLFPAIVLFCAIGVYSTNNNTFDVWMVAIFGFIGYLFLKLRTEPAPLLLGFILGPMMEENLRRALLLSRGAWSVFVTRPLSAGLLVAAALLLCIVLLPSIKAKREEAFVEE, encoded by the coding sequence ATGGACCTGATCCACAACCTTTCCATCGGTTTCGGCGTTGCCTTCACCTTCACCAACCTGCTGTATTGCCTCCTGGGCTGCATCCTGGGCACGCTGATCGGCGTGCTCCCGGGCATCGGCCCGGTCGCGACCATCGCGATGCTGCTGCCCGCCACGTACGCGCTGCCGCCCGTGTCGGCGCTGATCATGCTGGCCGGCATCTACTACGGCGCGCAGTACGGCGGCTCGACCACCGCCATCCTGGTGAACCTGCCCGGGGAGTCGTCCTCGGTGGTCACCTGCATCGACGGCTACCAGATGGCCAGGCAGGGCCGTGCGGGCCCCGCGCTCGCGGCGGCGGGCCTGGGCTCGTTCTTTGCCGGTTGCGTCGGCACGCTGATCCTGGCGGCCTTCGCGCCGCCGCTGACCGAGCTGGCCTTCAAGTTCGGCCCGGCCGAGTACTTCTCGCTGATGACGCTGGGCCTGATCGGCGCCGTGGTGCTGGCTTCGGGCTCGCTCCTGAAGGCGGTGGCGATGATCGTGCTGGGCCTCCTGCTCGGCATCGTGGGCACCGACGTCAATTCGGGCGTCGCCCGCTTCAGCTTCGACATTCCCGAGCTCACCGACGGCATCGGCTTCGTGGTGATCGCCATGGGCGTGTTCGGCTACGGCGAAATCATCGGCAACCTCTCGCAGCCCGACGACGAGCGCGAAGTCTTCACGCACAAGGTCAAGGGCCTGTGGCCCACCAAGGACGACTTCAAGCGCATGACGCCCGCGGTACTGCGCGGCACGGCGCTGGGCTCTGCCTTGGGCATCCTGCCCGGCGGCGGTGCGCTGCTGGCGGCTTTCGCGGCCTATGCGCTGGAGAAGAAGATCAAGATGCGCCCCGGCGAAGTGCCCTTCGGCAAGGGCAACATCCGCGGCGTGGCATCGCCCGAGTCGGCCAACAACGCCGGCGCGCAGACGTCCTTCATTCCGCTGCTGACGCTGGGCATTCCGCCCAACGCCGTGATGGCGCTGATGGTGGGCGCGATGACGATCCACAACATCCAGCCCGGCCCGCAGGTGATGACCAGCAACCCCGAGCTGTTCTGGGGCCTGATCGCCTCGATGTGGATCGGCAACGCGATGCTGATCATCCTGAACCTGCCGCTGATCGGCATGTGGATCAAGCTCTTGACGGTGCCCTACAAGTTCCTGTTCCCCGCCATCGTGCTGTTCTGCGCGATCGGCGTGTATTCGACCAACAACAACACCTTCGACGTGTGGATGGTCGCGATCTTCGGCTTCATCGGCTACCTGTTCCTGAAGCTGCGCACCGAGCCGGCCCCGCTGCTGCTGGGCTTCATCCTCGGGCCGATGATGGAAGAGAACCTGCGGCGCGCCCTGCTGCTGTCGCGCGGCGCCTGGAGCGTGTTCGTCACGCGGCCGCTGTCGGCCGGGCTGCTGGTGGCCGCAGCACTGTTGTTGTGCATCGTGCTGCTGCCGTCCATCAAGGCAAAACGCGAGGAAGCCTTCGTCGAGGAATAG
- a CDS encoding aldehyde dehydrogenase family protein yields the protein MSEAQTPTSLPTEVEQLLQRLGVPRTAYTGGELTVRSPVSGEVIAQVPQTTAVEATGTIGRAHEAFKAWRNVPAPRRGELVRLLGEELRAAKRDLGRLVTLEAGKIPSEGAGEVQEMIDICDFAVGLSRQLYGLTLATERAEHRMMETWHPLGVCGVISAFNFPVAVWSWNAALALVCGDSVVWKPSEKTPLTALAVHAIAERAIARFGDAPEGLLGLLLGQRDIGEVLVDDRRVPILSATGSTAMGRQVGPKLAARFARAILELGGNNAAIVTPSADLDLTLRGIAFAAMGTAGQRCTTLRRLFVHDSVYDQLVPKLAKVYGNVQVGDPREAGTLVGPLIDRAAFDGMQKALNESREIGAKVHGGQRVDGIGTQDAYYVRPALVELKSHDGPVLRETFAPILYVVRYSSLDEAIEWHNAVGAGLSSSIFTLNVREAERFMSSAGSDCGIANVNIGPSGAEIGGAFGGEKETGGGREAGSDSWKAYMRRATNTINYSTALPLAQGVTFDIGD from the coding sequence ATGTCAGAAGCCCAGACCCCCACCTCCCTCCCCACCGAAGTCGAACAACTGCTGCAGCGCCTGGGCGTGCCCCGCACCGCCTACACCGGCGGCGAGCTGACGGTGCGCTCGCCGGTCTCCGGCGAGGTGATCGCGCAGGTGCCGCAGACCACGGCGGTGGAAGCCACCGGTACCATCGGCCGCGCGCACGAGGCCTTCAAGGCCTGGCGCAATGTGCCGGCGCCGCGCCGCGGCGAACTGGTGCGGCTGCTCGGCGAAGAGCTGCGCGCCGCCAAGCGCGACCTGGGCCGCCTCGTCACGCTCGAGGCCGGCAAGATCCCGTCCGAAGGCGCGGGCGAGGTGCAGGAAATGATCGACATCTGCGACTTCGCGGTCGGCCTCTCGCGCCAGCTCTACGGCCTCACGCTGGCCACCGAGCGCGCCGAGCACCGGATGATGGAAACCTGGCATCCGCTGGGCGTGTGCGGGGTGATCTCGGCCTTCAACTTCCCCGTGGCCGTGTGGTCGTGGAATGCGGCGCTCGCGCTAGTGTGCGGCGACTCGGTGGTGTGGAAACCATCGGAAAAAACGCCGCTGACCGCGCTCGCCGTGCATGCCATCGCCGAACGCGCCATCGCCCGCTTCGGCGATGCGCCCGAAGGCCTGCTCGGTTTGCTGCTGGGCCAGCGCGACATCGGCGAGGTGCTGGTGGACGATCGCCGCGTGCCGATCCTCTCGGCCACCGGCTCCACGGCGATGGGCCGGCAGGTCGGGCCGAAGCTGGCTGCGCGCTTTGCCCGCGCCATTCTTGAACTGGGCGGCAACAACGCCGCCATCGTCACACCCTCGGCCGACCTCGACCTCACGCTGCGCGGCATCGCGTTCGCGGCCATGGGCACGGCCGGCCAGCGCTGCACGACGCTGCGGCGCCTCTTCGTGCACGACAGCGTGTACGACCAGCTCGTGCCCAAGCTCGCGAAGGTCTACGGCAACGTGCAGGTGGGCGACCCTCGTGAGGCCGGCACGCTGGTCGGTCCGCTGATCGACCGCGCGGCCTTCGACGGCATGCAGAAGGCCCTGAACGAAAGCCGCGAAATCGGCGCGAAGGTGCATGGCGGCCAGCGCGTCGACGGCATCGGCACGCAGGACGCCTACTACGTGCGCCCCGCGCTGGTGGAACTGAAGTCGCACGACGGCCCGGTGCTGCGCGAGACCTTCGCACCCATCCTCTACGTGGTGCGCTACAGCTCGCTCGACGAGGCCATCGAATGGCACAACGCGGTGGGCGCGGGCCTGTCGTCGTCGATCTTCACGCTCAACGTGCGCGAGGCCGAGCGCTTCATGTCGAGCGCGGGCTCCGACTGCGGCATCGCCAATGTCAACATCGGCCCGAGCGGTGCCGAGATCGGCGGCGCCTTCGGCGGCGAGAAGGAAACCGGCGGCGGCCGTGAAGCGGGCTCCGACAGCTGGAAGGCGTACATGCGCCGCGCCACGAACACCATCAACTACTCGACGGCGTTGCCCTTGGCCCAGGGCGTGACCTTCGATATCGGCGACTGA
- a CDS encoding ammonium transporter, translating to MALVPQASINAADTAWMMTSTALVLLMTLPGIALFYAGMVRRKNVLATMAAVVAIAAAVSLTWFTLGYSLAFTAGWPWLGGTERFWFSGFEYLKEAGQIAVSHVAPNVPESVYAMFQLTFAIITTALVLGAFVERMRFSAILWFALLWSVLVYAPIAHWVWEPGGWLAQMGALDFAGGSVVHVNAGIAGLVCAYALGPRKGYGREAFEPYSLAMTMMGAGLLWVGWFGFNAGSAVAADGRAGLAMLVTHIAAAAGAMSWMIGEWIVRRSPSLLGLCSGLVAGLVAITPAAGFVTPLSALAIGTIAGLACYWGATGLKHMLGADDSLDVFGVHGIGGIVGALLTGVFADARISGSAGNVLTQAIAVGSVAIYSAAGTAIVLFLVHVLVGLRVDPESEQLGLDLAQHREHLGA from the coding sequence ATGGCCTTGGTCCCGCAAGCCTCCATCAACGCGGCCGACACCGCCTGGATGATGACGTCGACCGCGCTGGTGCTGCTGATGACGCTGCCCGGCATCGCGCTCTTCTATGCCGGCATGGTGCGGCGCAAGAACGTGCTGGCCACCATGGCGGCCGTCGTGGCGATTGCCGCGGCGGTGTCGCTCACCTGGTTCACGCTGGGCTATTCGTTGGCCTTCACCGCCGGCTGGCCGTGGCTCGGGGGCACCGAGCGCTTCTGGTTCTCGGGCTTCGAATACCTGAAGGAGGCCGGGCAGATCGCGGTGAGCCATGTCGCGCCCAACGTGCCCGAGTCGGTCTACGCGATGTTCCAGCTCACCTTCGCGATCATCACCACCGCGCTGGTGCTGGGCGCCTTCGTCGAGCGCATGCGCTTCTCGGCGATTCTGTGGTTCGCGCTGCTGTGGAGCGTGCTGGTCTATGCGCCCATCGCGCACTGGGTGTGGGAGCCGGGCGGCTGGCTCGCGCAGATGGGCGCGCTCGACTTCGCGGGCGGCTCGGTGGTGCACGTCAATGCGGGCATCGCGGGGCTGGTGTGCGCCTATGCGCTCGGCCCGCGCAAGGGCTACGGGCGCGAGGCCTTCGAGCCCTACAGCCTGGCGATGACGATGATGGGCGCCGGCCTCCTGTGGGTCGGCTGGTTCGGCTTCAATGCGGGCTCCGCGGTCGCGGCCGACGGGCGCGCGGGGCTGGCGATGCTGGTCACGCACATCGCCGCGGCGGCCGGTGCGATGAGCTGGATGATCGGCGAGTGGATCGTGCGGCGCAGCCCTTCGCTGCTGGGGCTCTGCTCGGGCCTCGTGGCCGGGCTGGTGGCGATCACGCCCGCGGCGGGTTTCGTCACGCCGCTCTCGGCGCTGGCCATCGGCACCATCGCGGGCCTGGCCTGCTATTGGGGCGCGACGGGCCTCAAGCACATGCTCGGCGCGGACGATTCGCTCGATGTGTTCGGCGTGCACGGCATCGGCGGCATCGTGGGCGCGCTGCTCACGGGCGTGTTCGCCGACGCACGCATCTCGGGCTCGGCCGGCAATGTGCTGACACAGGCCATCGCCGTCGGCAGCGTGGCGATCTACAGCGCGGCGGGAACGGCGATCGTGCTGTTCCTGGTGCATGTGCTGGTCGGACTGCGCGTCGATCCCGAAAGCGAACAGCTGGGCCTCGATCTTGCTCAGCATCGTGAACACCTGGGAGCCTGA
- a CDS encoding pyridoxal phosphate-dependent aminotransferase: MTDAAVFSPAQRVRAIHVSEILRITDHAQALKRAGRPVIVLGAGEPDFDTPENIRHAASQAIARGDTRYTVLDGSPAMKAAVQLKFKRDNALDFALDEISVSAGAKQVIFNALMASLNPGDEVILPAPYWTSYADIVQICGGVPVHLAGSEANGFRIGAAQLQAAITPRTRWLFLNSPSNPSGAAYSAAQLKPITDVLLDHPAVWVLADDIYEHILYDGLAFATPVAVEPQLRDRTLTVNGVSKAYAMTGWRVGYGAGPRALIAAMAVVQSQSTSCPSSVSQAAAIEALTGPQGIVAERCASFQQRRDFVVAALNRTQGLRCRVPEGAFYTFASCAGVLGKRTAGGALLQTDSDFCRYLLQDFDVAVVPGSVFGLAPYFRISYATSMAQLEEACARIEAACAALS; this comes from the coding sequence GTGACAGACGCAGCCGTGTTCTCGCCGGCGCAACGTGTGCGCGCCATCCACGTCTCGGAGATCCTGCGCATCACCGACCATGCGCAGGCGCTCAAGCGCGCCGGCCGGCCGGTGATCGTGCTGGGTGCGGGCGAGCCCGACTTCGACACGCCCGAGAACATCCGGCATGCGGCCTCGCAGGCCATTGCGCGCGGCGACACGCGCTACACGGTGCTCGACGGCAGCCCGGCGATGAAGGCGGCCGTGCAGCTGAAGTTCAAGCGCGACAACGCGCTGGACTTCGCGCTCGACGAGATCAGCGTGAGCGCGGGCGCCAAGCAGGTGATCTTCAACGCGCTGATGGCGAGCCTGAACCCGGGCGATGAAGTGATCCTGCCCGCGCCGTATTGGACTTCGTACGCCGACATCGTGCAGATCTGCGGCGGCGTGCCGGTGCACCTGGCGGGCAGCGAGGCGAACGGTTTCCGCATCGGCGCGGCGCAACTGCAGGCGGCCATCACGCCGCGCACGCGCTGGCTGTTTCTCAACTCGCCGTCGAACCCGAGCGGCGCAGCCTACAGCGCCGCGCAGCTCAAGCCGATCACCGACGTGCTGCTCGATCACCCGGCCGTCTGGGTGCTGGCGGACGACATCTACGAACACATCCTCTACGACGGCCTCGCGTTCGCAACGCCGGTGGCCGTGGAGCCGCAGCTGCGCGATCGCACGCTCACGGTGAACGGCGTGTCCAAGGCCTATGCGATGACCGGCTGGCGCGTGGGCTACGGGGCGGGGCCGCGTGCACTGATCGCCGCGATGGCGGTGGTGCAGAGCCAGTCGACCTCGTGCCCGTCGTCGGTGAGCCAGGCTGCGGCGATCGAGGCGCTCACCGGACCGCAGGGCATCGTGGCCGAGCGCTGTGCATCGTTTCAACAGCGCCGCGACTTCGTCGTGGCCGCGCTCAACCGCACCCAAGGCCTGCGTTGCCGCGTGCCCGAGGGCGCCTTCTACACATTCGCGAGCTGCGCCGGCGTGCTCGGCAAGCGCACCGCCGGCGGCGCGCTGCTGCAGACCGACAGCGACTTCTGCCGCTACCTGCTGCAGGACTTCGACGTGGCGGTGGTGCCGGGCAGCGTGTTCGGGCTCGCGCCGTATTTCCGCATCTCGTATGCGACGTCGATGGCGCAGCTGGAAGAGGCGTGCGCGCGCATTGAAGCGGCATGCGCGGCGCTCTCATGA